From one Rhopalosiphum padi isolate XX-2018 chromosome 2, ASM2088224v1, whole genome shotgun sequence genomic stretch:
- the LOC132922248 gene encoding uncharacterized protein LOC132922248, translating to MQEDEIDVCNDDSFANNSCVDDNATECEPSTSSTVKQLSNHSNQNKKKKSNDSFQQELLQFLHRTENVDPDKIMLNYFLPYVKNLKNVQKLDFQLYVLQYFKNLEVNSNIQAASQTTQANPITTNSYNSLAQYYNSPAVTKSFYPSQIAPTDPNTSQFTFSQQNYDNLNYQHSQNYSPNNQK from the coding sequence ATGCAGGAAGACGAAATTGACGTATGCAACGATGATTCTTTTGCTAATAATAGCTGTGTTGACGATAATGCTACAGAATGTGAGCCATCTACTTCGTCAACTGTTAAACAACTATCAAACCATTCTAAccaaaacaagaaaaaaaaatctaatgattCTTTTCAACAAGAACTGCTTCAGTTTTTACATAGAACAGAAAATGTAGATCCAGATAAAATAATgctgaattattttttaccatacgtgaaaaatttaaaaaatgtacagaaaTTAGATTTTCAGTTGTAtgtattacagtattttaaaaatctcgaggtaaatagtaatattcagGCTGCATCTCAAACTACTCAAGCTAATCCTATAACAACAAATTCATATAATTCTCTTgctcaatattataattctccTGCAGTTACAAAATCTTTTTATCCTTCACAAATCGCTCCTACTGATCCTAATACATCACAGTTCACTTTTTCACAACAAAATtacgataatttaaattaccaaCATAGTCAAAATTATTCTCCAAACaatcaaaaatga